GTCTCGCCGGGATGCGGAGGTGCTTTGCGTCACCGGCCGGGCAGCACGAGCACGGTCGGCTTGCGCGGCAGGGTCTCGCGGGCGAGCAGGACGCTGGGGCTTTCGGAGCGCTGGATCTGGTACTCCTTGCCGAGGCGCGAGAGGAAGCGGTCCAGCCCCCAGGAGCTGAAATAGTGCATGGGGATGACGAGCGGCGCGTTGATGGCCTTCAGATTCTCCATCATGCCCTCGATGTCGAGCGTGTAGGAGCCGTCCACTGGCGCCAGCACCACGTCGATGCGGCCCAGCGCCTCCAGATGGTCGGGCGTTAGAATGTGATGCAGATGGCCGAGATGGGCGATGCACAGGCCCGCCACCTCGAAGACGAAGATGGAATTGCCGTCATAGCGCGTCGCGCTGCCCTGCCGGATGTTGGTGGAGACGTTGCGGATCCACACGTCGTCCACGGTGAGCTCGATGCGCGGCGGCGTGCCGTCGTCGTTCCAGCCGCGCAGGATGTGCGCGATGCCGGGATCGGGGTTGTTCGTGTAGTGGGTATCGTGCGCCCGGTTCATGGTGACGATCTGCGGCACGATGTTCGGGCGGACGTAGTCGTTATAGTCGGTTGCGATGGTGACGCCGTGCGGGCTCTCGATCAGGAAGGTGGCGTGGCCGACGAAGGTGAACCGCACCTGCCCGCCCTCCGCCGCTGCGAGCCGGAAGGCCGCCGGGATGACACGGGGCTTCAGCACCGGCCCGGCCACCATGCGCGGGCATTTCTCCGGCTCCGCCGCCGCCGGCGCAGCGAGGAGAAAGGGCATGGCCAGGAGAGCCAGGGCCGCAAGACCCGCAAGACCCAGCACGTGGCAGGGTGCGACCGGATGGCGCGGGCCCGACGCCGGGCGGGGCTGGAAGGGCCAGAGCTGTCGCACCCATCGTCCAAGCATGGCCGCCATCCCCATCAACGGACCTGACCTTGGGAAATCACCGCACACCTGCTGCTGCGCAGCAATCGGCCTCCGTCCAAGGGATGATCACAGCGGCGTGAGGTTGATGTGGCATTGCACGCGCGAGATGGCTAGAAGGACGGAACCAGAGACGACCCCCGCCTCTTTCTAGCGTGAGCGCTGCCGGCGCACACGCATAAGGAGAGCTTCAGATGACTTTCGACCTCGTGATCATCCAGCCGATCGTCGCTCTGATAGCGGGCATCCTCATCCTGCTTTTTCCACGCCTGCTGAACGTTCTGGTGGCGATCTACCTGATCGTCGTGGGGATCCTTGGTCTTGTGCCCCATTGATACCGCATTCGGGCCTTCCCTCAGGGCGGGCCGTTCCGTGCAGTTGAAGCTTGCCCTTTCGCAAGCTAAAGCAACCGCGCCGTCGGCCTCTGACGCGCGCGCTACCCTAAGGGGATCTCCGAGATGACGAAATGGGTCTACTCCTTCGGCGACGGCAAGGCCGAAGGAAAATCCGAGATGCGGAACCTGCTCGGCGGCAAGGGTGCGAACCTCGCCGAGATGGCCAATCTCGGCCTGCCCGTTCCTCCTGGCTTCACGATTACCACCGAAGTCTGCACCTATTATTACGCCCATGGCGAGACCTATCCGGCCGAGCTGAAGGGTGATGTGGAGGCCGCGCTCGCCAAGGTCGGCGCGCTCACCGGCAAGACCTTCGGCGATCCCGCCAATCCGCTTCTCGTCTCGGTCCGCTCCGGCGCCCGCGCCTCCATGCCGGGCATGATGGACACCGTGCTCAACCTCGGCCTCAACGATGAGACCGTGGAAGCCGTGGCCAAGCTCGCCAACGACCGCCGCTTCGCCTACGACAGCTACCGCCGCTTCATCACCATGTATTCCGACGTGGTGCTCGGCGTGGACCACCACCACTTCGAGGAGATCCTCGAGGGTTACAAGTCGCAGCACGGCCACACCCTCGACACCGACCTTGATGCCGACGACTGGGCGAAGCTCGTCGTGGAGTACAAGGCGAAGGTCGAGAAGGAGCTGGGCAAACCCTTCCCGCAGAATCCGCAGGACCAGCTCTGGGGCGCCATCGGCGCCGTGTTCGGCTCCTGGATGAACCAGCGCGCCATCACCTACCGCCGCCTGCACTCCATTCCGGAGAGCTGGGGCACGGCCGTGAACGTGCAGGCCATGGTGTTCGGCAACATGGGCGAGACCTCGGCCACGGGCGTCGCCTTCACCCGCAACCCCTCCACCGGCGAGAACGCGCTCTATGGCGAGTTCCTCGTGAATGCGCAGGGTGAGGACGTGGTGGCGGGCATCCGCACCCCGCAGGATCTGACCGAGCGCGCCCGCATCGCCGCCGGCTCAGACAAGCCGTCCATGGAAAGCGCCCTGCCGGACGCCTTCAAGG
The Azorhizobium caulinodans ORS 571 genome window above contains:
- a CDS encoding MBL fold metallo-hydrolase, which produces MLGRWVRQLWPFQPRPASGPRHPVAPCHVLGLAGLAALALLAMPFLLAAPAAAEPEKCPRMVAGPVLKPRVIPAAFRLAAAEGGQVRFTFVGHATFLIESPHGVTIATDYNDYVRPNIVPQIVTMNRAHDTHYTNNPDPGIAHILRGWNDDGTPPRIELTVDDVWIRNVSTNIRQGSATRYDGNSIFVFEVAGLCIAHLGHLHHILTPDHLEALGRIDVVLAPVDGSYTLDIEGMMENLKAINAPLVIPMHYFSSWGLDRFLSRLGKEYQIQRSESPSVLLARETLPRKPTVLVLPGR
- a CDS encoding DUF3096 domain-containing protein; the protein is MTFDLVIIQPIVALIAGILILLFPRLLNVLVAIYLIVVGILGLVPH